One Cupriavidus pauculus genomic window, ATGGCGATGAACGCGCTCTCGAACCTCGCCGAGGTGCTCGAGAAGGGTCACAACGAGATTCACGTCGATCCCGAGATCGGCCGCCAGGCCTATACGTGTATCGACCGCATGCTCGATTTCGCCGCGAAGCAGAAGGCGAACGTGCGCCCATCGTCCGATCTCGCGCGCGAGTCGCAGCTGTTCCAGGGAGTGGGTCCGGCATGAGCGCGAATCCGGTATTCGACAGTTATGGCCCCGCGCTGCGCGCGGCGCTCGCGCAGAACGTGGCCGCGGCCATCGCGGAGGATGTGGGAACGGGCGATCTGACCGGCCTGCTGGTGCCGGCGGACAAGGCCGCCCACGCGCGCGTGATCGTGCGCGAGTCTGCCGTGTTATGCGGCCAGCCGTGGTTCGACGCCTGCATGCAGGCCGTGGACGCGCGGCTTGCGGTGCGGTGGTTCAAGGAGGAGGGCGCGCGCATGTCGCCCGACGACGTGGTGTGCGAGATCACGGGTCCCGCGCGCGCGTTGCTCACGGCCGAGCGGCCGTCGCTGAATTTCCTGCAGCTGTTGTCCGGCGTGGCCTCCGCCACGCGGCGCTATGCCGATCTGATCGACGGGACGCGCGCACGCGTGCTCGACACGCGCAAGACGCTGCCGGGGCTGCGCCTCGCGCAGAAGTACGCGGTAAAGATCGGCGGCGGCGAGAACCAGCGGCTGGCGTTGTATGACGGCATCCTGATCA contains:
- the nadC gene encoding carboxylating nicotinate-nucleotide diphosphorylase, whose translation is MSANPVFDSYGPALRAALAQNVAAAIAEDVGTGDLTGLLVPADKAAHARVIVRESAVLCGQPWFDACMQAVDARLAVRWFKEEGARMSPDDVVCEITGPARALLTAERPSLNFLQLLSGVASATRRYADLIDGTRARVLDTRKTLPGLRLAQKYAVKIGGGENQRLALYDGILIKENHIAAAGSITAAMQAALALDTDATVQVEVESIAELEEALAAGATSVLIDNFTVEMMHEAVRVNEGRALLEVSGNVNADTIRRFAETGVDRISVGALTKDVRATDYSLRIIG